A single genomic interval of Daucus carota subsp. sativus chromosome 1, DH1 v3.0, whole genome shotgun sequence harbors:
- the LOC108205090 gene encoding chaperonin CPN60-2, mitochondrial, which produces MYRFAANLASKARIATSSTQQIGSRLSLSRNYAAKDIRFGIEARALMLKGVEELADAVRVTMGPKGRTVVIEQSYGAPKVTKDGVTVAKSIEFKDKVKNIGASLVKQVANATNDVAGDGTTCATVLTRAIFTEGCKSVAAGMNAMDLRRGITMAVDAVVTNLKSRARMISTSEEIAQVGTISANGEREIGELIAKAMERVGKEGVITIQDGKTLYNELEVVEGMKLDRGYISPYFITNQKNQKCELDDPLILIHEKKISSINAVVKVLELALKKQRPLLIVAEDVDSEALATLILNKLRAGIKVCAIKAPGFGENRKANLQDLAVLTGGQVITEELGMNLDNVELDMFGSCKKITISKDDTVVLDGAGEKKSIEERCEQIRSSIELSTSDYDKEKFQERLAKLSGGVAVLKIGGASETEVGEKKDRVTDALNATKAAVEEGIVPGGGVALLYAAKELDKLPTANFDQKIGVQIIQNALKTPVHTIASNAGVEGAVVVGKLLEQDDPDLGYDAAKGAYVDMVKAGIIDPLKVIRTALVDAASVSSLMTTTEAIVVELPKDEKDIPMGGGMGGMGGMDY; this is translated from the exons ATGTATAGATTTGCAGCCAATCTTGCCTCTAAAGCACG GATTGCTACAAGCAGCACCCAACAG ATTGGGAGTAGGTTAAGTTTGAGCAGAAATTATGCGGCCAAGGATATTAGATTTGGGATTGAAGCCCGGGCTTTGATGCTTAAAGGTGTTGAAGAGCTAGCTGATGCAGTTAGAGTAACTATGGGTCCTAAG GGGCGTACTGTTGTTATCGAACAATCTTATGGGGCGCCAAAAGTTACAAAAGATGGGGTGACTGTTGCTAAGAGCATCGAGTTCAAGGACAAAGTTAAGAACATTGGGGCAAGCCTCGTCAAACAGGTTGCAAATGCCACCAATGATGTTGCTGGTGATG GAACTACTTGTGCCACTGTCCTCACCCGTGCAATATTTACGGAAGGTTGCAAGTCAGTTGCAGCTGGTATGAATGCCATGGACCTTAGACGTGGCATTACAATGGCTGTAGATGCCGTGGTAACCAATTTGAAAAGTAGAGCACGGATGATAAGCACATCTGAAGAAATAGCACAG GTTGGAACTATATCTGCAAATGGAGAAAGAGAGATTGGTGAGTTGATAGCTAAGGCAATGGAAAGAGTTGGCAAGGAGGGAGTAATAACAATCCAG GATGGGAAAACATTGTATAATGAATTGGAAGTCGTTGAAGGAATGAAGCTCGATAGGGGTTACATATCCCCGTATTTCATTACAAATCAAAAGAACCAGAAATGC GAGTTGGACGACCCTCTAATCTTGATTCATGAGAAGAAAATCTCTAGCATAAATGCAGTGGTGAAAGTACTAGAGCTGGCTTTAAAG AAACAAAGGCCTCTTTTGATAGTTGCCGAAGATGTTGATAGTGAAGCACTTGCAACGCTAATTCTCAACAAACTACGTGCAGGAATAAAG GTCTGTGCAATTAAAGCTCCTGGGTTCGGTGAAAACAGAAAGGCTAATCTCCAGGATCTCGCTGTTCTTACTGGAGGCCAG GTTATAACGGAAGAACTTGGTATGAACCTTGATAACGTGGAGTTGGATATGTTTGGCTCATGCAAAAAG ATCACAATATCTAAGGATGACACTGTTGTTCTTGATGGGGCTGGTGAGAAAAAGTCAATAGAAGAGAGGTGTGAACAG ATAAGATCATCAATCGAATTGAGTACTTCTGATTATGATAAAGAGAAATTTCAAGAAAGATTAGCTAAGCTTTCTGGTGGTGTTGCCGTCCTGAAG ATTGGAGGAGCTAGTGAAACTGAAGTCGGTGAAAAAAAAGATAGAGTTACAGATGCGCTTAATGCCACAAAGGCTGCTGTAGAGGAAGGAATTGTGCCag GTGGTGGTGTTGCTCTTCTTTATGCAGCCAAAGAATTAGATAAGTTGCCAACAGCCAACTTTGATCAGAAAATTGGTGTACAAATTATCCAGAATGCCCTAAAG ACACCAGTACACACCATTGCCTCAAATGCTGGGGTAGAGGGTGCTGTGGTTGTTGGCAAGCTGTTGGAGCAGGACGACCCTGATCTTGGGTATGATGCTGCCAAAG GTGCTTATGTTGATATGGTCAAAGCTGGGATTATTGACCCGTTGAAAGTAATAAGAACAGCATTGGTTGATGCAGCAAG TGtatcttccttgatgacaactACGGAGGCAATCGTCGTTGAACTTCCCAAGGATGAAAAGGACATACCTATGGGTGGTGGCATGGGCGGTATGGGTGGCATGGACTATTGA